Part of the Lolium rigidum isolate FL_2022 chromosome 6, APGP_CSIRO_Lrig_0.1, whole genome shotgun sequence genome, TGCAGAATACGAGTCAAAGGAGAGAGTACCTACGATAAAGATCAAAGTACAAGAAATCTATAGCAGCTTATGCTAGACTACCGAATGTGAATTGAAATTTACAGTAGCATTTGGTAGTCAACCGGAAGATCCCACATTTGATGATGAATGCATGGTTAATCCATTGGAACAAGCAACTACCTGCAGTTGTGGGCACTTTGAGAGAATAAGAAGTGCTCATTCTCTAATAATTCTTTATTTGATGGATAGTAGATATTATGATATGGCCGGCACATTACATTTTAAAGTGGTGGACTCGGAAAGCACTATGTGGAACTATTAAAAGGAACGTTCTTGAAAATCCAGATTGGACACCATCCTCGCCATAGGTTACTCTTACGCAAATTTGGCAATTGAGCTACTCAAGCCGCTAAGTCTGAAGATTTTTGTATTTTGGTGGAGAATGACCTTGATACCCTTAAGTACAATGAGAATGACACATGAATAATCTATGTGGGAGTAGCCCTGGTGCTGGATATGATACCCAAGAGATATCAGAGGAGCCAAATGCTATCTTAAGCGCTCAACGCTGTCCTCAGAAAAAAAGTTCAAAGCGAAGGCTACCTTCGATTGAGAGGTAACACAGGAAACGGTTTAAGCAAATGAAGAAAGAAGAATTATCTACTGTATGTTCCTTATACACTAGGGTTTTCCCAGGACAACACCGACAGATTCCAGTTGAAAAAAGAACTCAGTTCACAAGTTTCAGAACTTCAGTTGGTCATACAAtccagattatctttagtaaaacATGGATCTAAATGTTTGACAGAAATGGCAAGATGGAGAACTTCATTTATTCAGTTTGCTGATTTTAGGACCAAGTCGAAATGCTGTTATATGACAATAGGATCAAATGGAACAATCATTTAGTTAAATAAAATCCGAAAGTTGGCCCGGGGCGCTGTTTTGCTGGAATCATGAATTCACGGTACCTCTGATGCTCTGACTTGAGGATCCGATCCCATCAGCCCAAGACTTAACAGAAGTATTTAATTTATTAACAGCTAGTTGTTAACACATTAACTAGCAATTAGCAACAACTAGGTAATCAAAATACACAACGGTCATGCTTTTCAGGTGTTTACTTAAGGATATTATATTTTCGATAAGGTTAGAACTTAGAACACTGTATGAAAACAATTTGCACAGGGCTAGCTAGATCATACCTGTGCATGGTAGCGGCACTGACACACAGCAGACAAAGGGTTGTGTTCCAGCTCTGTCTTTATCATCATCGTTGCGAAACTCAGCGAAGAATAGCAGCGGAGTTGTCCCGGTAGGAAACTGAGTGCCTTTGGGAGTTGCCAGGAAATTGACATGAGTGCGGTAGCACTTAGCAACAGTGCCAACTGGGCCTGAAACGTGTTTGTTCACGCCACAGATAGTATGAAGCTCATACGTGGGTTCCTGTAAATGGAGAGAGGAAGTAAATTAGATTAGTTCAGTGAGGAGCTACATGTGACAAAATGTTAGCGccaaagaaacaaacaaacaaggaGCGAAACAAACCTACCCCACTCAGCATTGCAGCATACGCACTCAATGCAGCATTGATCTTTTCTGAAATTCTTGTATGCGAACTCAGGTGCCATGGATGAGGGAACGGCCGAAGTGGCTGGTCACTGCAGGCGGCCTCAGGACACAGCAATCTGGCAAGGCACTGAACATCTTCAGAAGAGAGTTGGCCACTACCCTGCAGTAGCATTGATATCTGCTGAGACGGACAGGAATGCAAAACCTTTGCTTGAGCATCAGGGTTGGGGTGATGGGCAGCCGTAGCGGCAGCGAAAAAGGCCTTCTCCAAGTCAGCAGTCGCCTCAGCATCAAGGCGATGATCAGCTAGGAGTAGGTTGCCATCTGCCTGGAGCAGGCAGCGAGTAGCTCGATTGAAATCGATATGGTGGTAACGTgtggagaggaaggagaggaggccgaaCACGGAGCGGTTCTCCATCCGGTGGAGAATCATTGTGCCGATGACATCCACCTCGAGTTTTACGGTAGGTGGGAAGGCTGCGTCGTACCAGATGGTGTTGATGATGATGTTGGAGACAGGATCGAGCGGGCCGTAGCAGTGGCCGGCAATGAGAAGACTGCGGTGGAAGCGGGAGCGCAGCTCGCCTGCCGGCAGCCGGGCGATGGCCTTGAGGTAAAAGCCGTGGATGGCGTCCTGGAGCGTCCCCTTGAGAGCGCTGCTGTGTAGGTACGGCATGCTGCGGGGACAACGAGAATCTGCGACGGCTACAAACGGAGCCCACATGGATGAGTGGAGTGGCAGCGGTGATCCGTCGAGCAGCTTGGGGAGCTTGTCGAGGCTGGATGAGGGTGAGCGCCGGCGCACCTCGTCGAGGAGGCGCACGGTGTCGGGGAGGCGGCTGGAGATGGCGAGCCAGTCGCACGAGAGCCGGTCAGGGTTTGGGTGcctggcggccatggcggcgcactTGAAGGCCATGCCGAGGGCGTCGTCGAAGGCGGGCTTGTCGGACCCGATTCGACTCATGCCGATGTCCGACGCGACGATGCGGAAGGCGACCATGAGATCGGCGTC contains:
- the LOC124664630 gene encoding uncharacterized protein LOC124664630; its protein translation is MWAPFVAVADSRCPRSMPYLHSSALKGTLQDAIHGFYLKAIARLPAGELRSRFHRSLLIAGHCYGPLDPVSNIIINTIWYDAAFPPTVKLEVDVIGTMILHRMENRSVFGLLSFLSTRYHHIDFNRATRCLLQADGNLLLADHRLDAEATADLEKAFFAAATAAHHPNPDAQAKVLHSCPSQQISMLLQGSGQLSSEDVQCLARLLCPEAACSDQPLRPFPHPWHLSSHTRISEKINAALSAYAAMLSGEPTYELHTICGVNKHVSGPVGTVAKCYRTHVNFLATPKGTQFPTGTTPLLFFAEFRNDDDKDRAGTQPFVCCVSVPLPCTERARCLYCDHMGIRIVHPVGEDFHGRKLDFEKMVCGEDPCDDDFDPAVEKPYYTNMNIIEHSRGTTEMVRGRVEEDCLYNDPLEYSSDEYNCDLTLMSDEYDSDLDSMADKRHVSHPMIITSCCSVY